From Qipengyuania soli:
AAGCGGTCTATCTATCGTTGGATGGACGGGTACTGGCTAGTCTTGGTTGACCTCACTACACGCTCAGAAGCGGTGAGCGATCTGGCACTCCATGCAAGGCTGCAAGGCGCGAACGATGACTTCACGATCTCTGTCGAGGCCGTCTACATCCCTTAAGCAAGCCATTGTTGGCATTGCCCACCATCCGCACTTTGATCGCGGGAAACGTATTAAAAGTA
This genomic window contains:
- a CDS encoding DUF7668 domain-containing protein, producing the protein MGAYGDELAPLDDATWKRSIYRWMDGYWLVLVDLTTRSEAVSDLALHARLQGANDDFTISVEAVYIP